One Pseudomonas fluorescens genomic region harbors:
- a CDS encoding FadR/GntR family transcriptional regulator, translating into MITTSTVVNSVVEKLRAALARGQWRSGEMLPGQRELAEQLGISRPSLREAVIVLETLGLVRSMPGKGVVVLDAQLNDSQHHDSAVAGASLEDVLQLRYTLEPFIVGLVAQSISSKEVGQLRLTLMDMREALEAGDSEAGVSAYIAFHEELFTLTSNPIFQSVVQQTSNALKQSAEVLRNSPEHLAERLEENEAVVRAIRSKNSAQASAEMRRHILREGQRMGVELNIPDDNLPN; encoded by the coding sequence GTGATTACCACATCAACCGTCGTCAACTCAGTCGTAGAAAAACTGCGCGCCGCATTGGCCCGTGGACAGTGGCGCTCCGGCGAAATGCTGCCGGGCCAGCGGGAGCTGGCCGAGCAACTGGGCATCAGCCGACCGAGCCTGCGCGAAGCGGTGATCGTTCTCGAGACCCTCGGTCTGGTGCGCTCGATGCCAGGCAAAGGCGTGGTCGTGCTCGACGCGCAGTTGAACGACAGCCAGCATCACGACAGCGCGGTAGCCGGCGCCAGCCTCGAAGACGTGCTGCAACTGCGCTACACCCTGGAGCCGTTCATTGTCGGACTGGTCGCGCAGTCGATCAGCAGCAAGGAAGTCGGCCAGTTGCGCCTGACCCTGATGGACATGCGCGAAGCGCTGGAAGCCGGAGACAGTGAAGCCGGGGTCAGCGCCTACATCGCCTTCCACGAAGAACTGTTCACGCTGACCTCCAATCCGATCTTTCAGAGCGTGGTGCAACAGACCAGCAATGCCCTCAAACAAAGCGCCGAGGTGTTGCGCAATTCACCGGAACACCTGGCCGAACGCCTGGAAGAAAACGAAGCCGTGGTGCGCGCGATTCGCAGCAAGAACAGCGCCCAGGCCAGCGCCGAAATGCGCCGGCACATTTTGCGCGAAGGTCAGCGCATGGGTGTCGAGCTAAATATTCCGGATGACAACCTGCCCAACTGA
- a CDS encoding GntR family transcriptional regulator, with product MNSFASALQTHPTTLPFPGQRDPGEELYARLFDAILEQRIDPESRFTEDSLREMFGVSRADVRRVLTQLSLEQVVVLRTNHRPRVAAPDREQTRQALHARRLTESTLVRLACQRPEAEGLKRLRGLIERERQAVEQDRRGAAIRLSGQFHLQLAQMAGNTPLAHFLGNLVPLTSLAIARSAVSTHSCCAWQEHLKLIEAMESGRVAEAMMLMNQYLDQLEQTLLGSDLEQYSVG from the coding sequence ATGAACAGTTTTGCTTCAGCGTTGCAGACGCACCCGACCACCCTGCCCTTTCCTGGCCAGCGGGATCCGGGAGAAGAGCTGTATGCGCGACTGTTCGACGCGATTCTCGAACAACGCATCGATCCGGAAAGCCGCTTCACCGAAGATAGCCTGCGCGAGATGTTCGGCGTCAGTCGTGCGGATGTGCGGCGGGTGCTCACGCAGCTGTCGCTTGAGCAGGTCGTGGTGCTGCGAACCAATCACCGGCCGCGTGTGGCGGCGCCCGATCGGGAGCAGACGCGGCAGGCTCTGCATGCACGGCGCCTGACCGAAAGCACGCTGGTGCGCCTGGCGTGTCAGCGACCCGAGGCCGAAGGTTTGAAACGCCTGCGCGGGTTGATCGAGCGTGAGCGTCAGGCTGTAGAGCAGGATCGGCGCGGCGCGGCGATTCGCTTGTCAGGGCAGTTTCATCTGCAACTGGCGCAGATGGCGGGGAATACACCATTGGCGCATTTTCTTGGCAATCTGGTGCCGCTGACATCATTGGCGATTGCGCGAAGTGCGGTATCTACGCACAGCTGTTGCGCATGGCAGGAGCATCTGAAATTGATCGAGGCGATGGAATCCGGGAGAGTCGCTGAAGCCATGATGCTTATGAATCAATATCTGGATCAGCTTGAGCAGACACTGCTGGGGTCAGACCTTGAACAATACAGTGTGGGCTGA
- the yjiA gene encoding GTPase — MSSPIPVTVLSGFLGAGKTTLLRHLLKAEHGLKIAVIENEFSDAGIDTQLLGDEPVQVMTLANGCVCCTIHTDLTKALYLLLERLDGGEIAFDRLVIECTGLADPAPVAQTFFIDEELRERYLLDGIITLVDAAHADVHLTQTIAQAQIGFADRLLVSKTDLIDEPTFTALSERLTRINRRAPIRVVEHGNIDLAELLDVRGFNLNADLGGGLSLRPVTKAPSIDRISSLVLRTDQALDIDQLSEFMNELLEEHGKQLLRYKGVLSIAGEDRRLVFQGVLKLYGFDWDTEWAEGEARESVIVFIADDLPEEKIRLGFARVAAQQA; from the coding sequence TTGTCTTCTCCCATTCCGGTAACGGTACTCAGCGGTTTCCTCGGCGCCGGCAAGACCACCTTGCTACGCCATTTATTGAAAGCCGAACACGGTTTGAAGATCGCCGTGATCGAGAACGAATTCAGCGACGCCGGCATCGACACGCAGTTGCTCGGCGACGAGCCGGTGCAAGTCATGACCCTGGCGAATGGCTGCGTCTGCTGCACCATTCACACCGACCTGACCAAGGCGTTGTATCTGCTGCTGGAGCGGCTGGACGGCGGCGAGATTGCCTTTGATCGTCTGGTGATCGAATGCACTGGCCTGGCTGATCCGGCACCGGTCGCGCAGACTTTTTTCATCGATGAAGAACTGCGCGAGCGCTATCTGCTCGACGGCATTATCACCTTGGTCGATGCCGCGCACGCGGATGTACACCTGACCCAGACCATCGCCCAGGCGCAGATCGGTTTTGCCGACCGCTTGCTGGTGAGCAAGACTGATCTGATCGACGAACCGACCTTCACCGCGCTAAGCGAGCGCCTGACGCGGATCAACCGCCGCGCGCCGATCCGGGTGGTCGAGCATGGCAATATCGATCTGGCTGAATTGCTGGATGTGCGCGGTTTCAATCTGAATGCCGATCTTGGCGGCGGCTTGAGCCTGCGCCCGGTGACCAAGGCGCCTTCCATTGACCGCATTTCCAGTTTGGTGCTGCGCACCGATCAGGCGCTGGATATCGATCAGCTCAGTGAGTTCATGAATGAACTGCTGGAAGAGCACGGCAAGCAATTGCTGCGTTACAAAGGCGTGCTGAGCATTGCCGGTGAAGATCGGCGGCTGGTGTTTCAGGGGGTGCTGAAGCTCTATGGTTTCGACTGGGACACCGAATGGGCCGAAGGCGAGGCGCGGGAAAGTGTGATTGTGTTTATTGCCGATGATTTGCCGGAAGAGAAGATTCGGTTGGGGTTTGCCAGGGTGGCGGCGCAACAAGCCTGA
- a CDS encoding YbdD/YjiX family protein, whose translation MFNDLSRLGKYLGQAARLMVGMPDYDTYVEHMQSKHPDKPVMSYEMFFRERQEARYGGKGGPKCC comes from the coding sequence ATGTTCAATGACCTGAGTCGCCTCGGTAAATACCTCGGTCAGGCCGCGCGTCTGATGGTCGGCATGCCCGACTACGACACCTACGTCGAGCATATGCAATCCAAGCACCCGGACAAACCGGTGATGAGCTACGAGATGTTCTTTCGCGAACGTCAGGAAGCGCGTTACGGTGGCAAGGGTGGGCCGAAGTGCTGTTGA
- a CDS encoding carbon starvation CstA family protein: protein MKNNNSLLRHLPWLVLAIVGACALGVVALRRGEAINALWIVVAAVAIYLVAYRYYSLFIANNVMQLDPRRATPAVLNNDGLDYVPTNKHILFGHHFAAIAGAGPLVGPVLAAQMGYLPGTLWLIAGVVLAGAVQDFMVLFMSTRRNGRSLGDMVREEMGRIPGTIALFGCFLIMIIILAVLALIVVKALAESPWGIFTVMATIPIAMFMGIYMRYIRPGRIGEISVVGVLLLLGSIWLGGQIAADPVWAKAFTFTGVQITWMLVGYGFVAASLPVWLILAPRDYLSTFLKIGTIVALAIGILITMPELKMPALTQFVDGTGPVWKGGLFPFLFITIACGAVSGFHALISSGTTPKLLDNETNARYIGYGGMLMESFVAIMAMVAASVIEPGVYFAMNSPAAVVGSDVASVAQVVTSWGFAITPEALQAVAHDIGETTILARAGGAPTLAVGIAQILHSVLPGENTMAFWYHFAILFEALFILTAVDAGTRAGRFMLQDLLGSFVPALKRTESWGANLIATAGCVAMWGWLLYQGVIDPLGGINTLWPLFGISNQMLAGIALMLGTVVLIKMKRQRYIWVTLLPATWLLICTTTAGFIKLFDANPAIGFLSLAKKYSDALANGQVLAPAKSVEQMQHVIFNAYTNATLTALFLFVVFSILFYALKVGIAAWGKKERTDKESPFQALPDA from the coding sequence ATGAAAAATAATAATAGCCTGCTGCGCCACTTACCCTGGCTTGTGCTGGCAATCGTAGGAGCGTGCGCCCTCGGCGTAGTGGCATTGCGCCGCGGCGAGGCGATCAACGCCTTGTGGATTGTGGTCGCTGCCGTGGCCATTTATCTGGTTGCGTATCGTTACTACAGTCTGTTCATCGCCAACAACGTGATGCAACTGGATCCGCGTCGGGCCACCCCCGCCGTGCTCAACAATGATGGTCTGGACTACGTGCCGACCAACAAACACATCCTTTTCGGTCACCACTTCGCGGCCATCGCTGGCGCGGGGCCACTGGTCGGTCCGGTGCTGGCGGCGCAGATGGGGTATCTGCCCGGCACGCTCTGGCTGATTGCCGGTGTGGTGCTGGCGGGCGCGGTGCAGGACTTCATGGTCCTGTTCATGTCGACCCGACGCAATGGCCGGTCCCTGGGCGACATGGTGCGTGAAGAAATGGGCCGGATCCCCGGGACCATCGCGCTGTTCGGCTGCTTCCTGATCATGATCATCATCCTCGCGGTGCTGGCGCTGATCGTGGTCAAGGCCTTGGCCGAAAGCCCGTGGGGCATCTTCACCGTGATGGCGACCATCCCGATCGCCATGTTCATGGGCATCTACATGCGCTACATCCGCCCGGGCCGCATCGGCGAAATCTCCGTGGTCGGCGTGTTGCTGCTGCTCGGTTCGATCTGGCTGGGCGGGCAGATCGCTGCTGATCCGGTGTGGGCCAAGGCGTTCACTTTCACTGGCGTGCAGATCACCTGGATGCTGGTCGGTTACGGCTTCGTGGCGGCCTCGCTGCCGGTCTGGCTGATTCTGGCGCCGCGTGACTATCTCTCGACGTTCCTCAAGATCGGCACCATCGTTGCCCTGGCGATCGGCATTCTGATCACCATGCCCGAGCTGAAAATGCCCGCGCTGACCCAGTTTGTCGACGGCACCGGGCCGGTGTGGAAGGGCGGTCTGTTCCCTTTCCTGTTCATCACCATCGCCTGCGGTGCGGTATCGGGTTTCCACGCGCTGATCTCGTCGGGCACCACGCCGAAGCTGCTGGATAACGAAACCAACGCCCGCTACATCGGTTACGGCGGCATGTTGATGGAATCGTTCGTGGCGATCATGGCCATGGTTGCCGCTTCGGTGATCGAGCCGGGCGTGTACTTCGCCATGAACAGCCCGGCCGCAGTTGTCGGCAGCGACGTCGCTTCGGTGGCGCAAGTGGTCACCAGCTGGGGCTTCGCGATTACGCCGGAGGCGCTGCAAGCGGTTGCCCATGACATCGGCGAAACCACCATTCTGGCCCGTGCCGGTGGCGCGCCAACCCTGGCGGTCGGTATCGCGCAGATCCTGCACAGTGTCCTGCCGGGTGAAAACACCATGGCATTCTGGTACCACTTCGCGATTCTGTTCGAAGCGCTGTTCATCCTCACCGCTGTGGACGCCGGCACCCGCGCCGGGCGTTTCATGCTCCAGGACTTGCTTGGCTCCTTCGTACCGGCGCTCAAACGCACCGAATCGTGGGGCGCCAACCTGATTGCCACTGCCGGTTGTGTGGCGATGTGGGGCTGGTTGCTGTATCAAGGCGTGATCGACCCGTTGGGCGGTATCAACACCCTGTGGCCTCTGTTCGGTATTTCCAACCAGATGCTCGCCGGTATCGCGCTGATGCTCGGCACGGTGGTTCTGATCAAGATGAAGCGTCAGCGCTACATTTGGGTCACGCTGTTGCCGGCCACTTGGCTGTTGATCTGCACCACGACGGCTGGCTTCATCAAGTTGTTCGACGCCAACCCGGCGATCGGCTTCCTGTCGCTGGCGAAGAAATACAGCGATGCGCTGGCCAATGGTCAGGTGCTGGCACCGGCAAAAAGCGTCGAGCAGATGCAGCATGTGATCTTCAACGCTTACACCAACGCCACACTCACCGCGCTGTTCCTGTTCGTGGTGTTCAGCATCCTGTTCTATGCGCTCAAGGTCGGCATCGCCGCCTGGGGCAAAAAAGAGCGTACGGATAAAGAATCGCCATTCCAGGCTCTGCCGGATGCGTAA
- a CDS encoding PilZ domain-containing protein yields MSEHSANRRRFKRIAFDARTELKQGEYIWPVKLIDLSLKGLLIERPEPWLGDREQDFFVDIHLSDDVDIEMDVQLAHEENGQLGFVCRHISLESIQRLRRLIELNLADEAELERELGALIEI; encoded by the coding sequence ATGAGCGAACACTCCGCCAATCGACGTCGCTTCAAACGTATTGCGTTCGATGCCAGAACCGAGCTGAAACAAGGCGAGTACATCTGGCCGGTCAAGCTGATCGATCTGTCGCTCAAAGGGCTGCTGATCGAACGACCGGAGCCATGGCTTGGGGATCGCGAACAGGATTTTTTCGTCGACATTCATTTAAGCGACGACGTCGATATCGAGATGGACGTGCAGCTGGCCCATGAGGAAAACGGCCAGTTGGGGTTTGTTTGCCGGCATATCAGTCTGGAGTCGATCCAGCGGTTGCGGCGCTTGATCGAGCTGAACCTGGCGGATGAGGCCGAGCTTGAGCGCGAATTGGGGGCGTTGATCGAAATCTAG
- the radA gene encoding DNA repair protein RadA, which produces MAKAKRMYGCTECGATFPKWAGQCGECGAWNTLTETMIESGGAAAPAGRTGWAGQQAQIKTLAEVSIEEIPRFSTASGELDRVLGGGLVDGSVVLIGGDPGIGKSTILLQTLCNLAKSMPALYVTGEESQQQVAMRARRLGLPQDQLRVMTETCIETIIATARQEKPKVMVIDSIQTIFTEQLQSAPGGVSQVRESAALLVRYAKQSGTAIFLVGHVTKEGALAGPRVLEHMVDTVLYFEGESDGRLRLLRAVKNRFGAVNELGVFGMTDKGLKEVSNPSAIFLTRAQEEVPGSVVMATWEGTRPMLVEVQALVDDSHLANPRRVTLGLDQNRLAMLLAVLHRHGGIPTHDQDVFLNVVGGVKVLETASDLALMAAVMSSLRNRPLPHDLLVFGEVGLSGEVRPVPSGQERLKEAAKHGFKRAIVPKGNAPKESPPGLQIIAVTRLEQALDALFE; this is translated from the coding sequence ATGGCCAAGGCCAAACGCATGTACGGCTGCACCGAGTGCGGCGCAACCTTTCCCAAATGGGCCGGGCAGTGCGGGGAGTGCGGTGCCTGGAACACCCTGACCGAAACGATGATTGAAAGCGGTGGCGCCGCCGCACCGGCCGGGCGCACCGGCTGGGCTGGGCAGCAAGCGCAGATCAAGACGCTGGCGGAAGTCAGCATTGAAGAAATCCCGCGATTTTCCACGGCGTCCGGCGAACTGGATCGAGTACTCGGCGGTGGGCTGGTGGACGGTTCGGTGGTGTTGATTGGCGGCGATCCGGGCATCGGCAAGTCGACCATTCTTCTCCAGACCCTGTGCAACCTGGCCAAGAGCATGCCGGCGCTGTACGTCACCGGTGAAGAGTCCCAACAGCAAGTGGCGATGCGCGCGCGTCGCCTGGGCTTGCCACAGGATCAACTGCGGGTGATGACCGAAACCTGCATCGAAACCATCATCGCCACTGCCCGTCAGGAAAAGCCCAAGGTGATGGTGATCGACTCGATCCAGACGATTTTCACCGAGCAGTTGCAATCGGCACCGGGCGGCGTCTCCCAAGTGCGTGAGAGCGCCGCGTTGCTGGTGCGTTACGCCAAACAGAGCGGCACGGCGATTTTCCTCGTCGGCCACGTCACCAAGGAGGGCGCACTGGCGGGGCCTCGTGTGCTGGAACACATGGTCGACACCGTGTTGTATTTCGAGGGCGAATCCGATGGCCGCTTGCGTTTGCTGCGTGCGGTGAAAAACCGTTTCGGTGCGGTCAACGAGCTGGGCGTGTTCGGCATGACTGACAAAGGCTTGAAAGAAGTCTCCAACCCCTCGGCAATTTTTCTGACGCGTGCGCAGGAAGAAGTCCCGGGCAGTGTGGTGATGGCAACGTGGGAAGGCACGCGGCCGATGCTGGTGGAAGTGCAGGCGCTGGTCGATGACAGCCATCTGGCCAACCCGCGCCGCGTAACACTGGGCCTGGATCAGAATCGTCTGGCGATGTTGCTTGCGGTTTTGCATCGTCACGGCGGTATTCCGACCCACGATCAGGACGTGTTTCTCAACGTGGTCGGCGGCGTGAAGGTGCTGGAGACGGCATCGGACCTGGCACTGATGGCGGCAGTCATGTCGAGCCTGCGCAACCGGCCGTTGCCGCATGATTTGCTGGTGTTTGGCGAGGTCGGTCTGTCGGGCGAAGTGCGACCGGTGCCGAGTGGGCAGGAACGTTTGAAGGAAGCGGCCAAACACGGCTTCAAGCGCGCAATCGTGCCGAAGGGAAATGCACCGAAGGAATCGCCGCCGGGGCTGCAGATCATCGCGGTCACCCGCCTTGAACAGGCCCTCGACGCCCTCTTCGAATAA
- the mscL gene encoding large-conductance mechanosensitive channel protein MscL — protein MGVLSEFKAFAVKGNVVDMAVGIIIGAAFGKIVSSFVGDVIMPPLGLLIGGVDFSDLAITLKAAEGTAPPVVLAYGKFIQTVLDFIIVAFAIFMGVKAINRLKREEAVAPKLPPVPTKEEELLGEIRDLLKAQNNQP, from the coding sequence ATGGGCGTGCTAAGTGAGTTCAAGGCCTTCGCGGTCAAAGGCAATGTGGTCGACATGGCCGTCGGTATCATCATCGGTGCAGCCTTCGGCAAGATCGTTTCATCCTTTGTCGGCGACGTGATCATGCCTCCGCTCGGTCTGCTGATTGGCGGGGTGGATTTCAGTGATCTGGCAATCACCCTAAAGGCGGCCGAAGGTACCGCGCCCCCAGTCGTGCTGGCTTATGGCAAATTCATTCAGACCGTTCTCGACTTCATCATCGTTGCCTTTGCGATTTTCATGGGCGTCAAAGCCATCAATCGCCTCAAGCGCGAAGAAGCCGTGGCCCCTAAGCTGCCGCCGGTTCCGACCAAAGAAGAAGAACTGCTGGGCGAGATCCGCGACTTGCTCAAGGCTCAGAACAATCAGCCCTGA
- a CDS encoding ferredoxin--NADP reductase codes for MTDTTEKFTRQTLLEVHPLTPHLFTLRTTRDPGFRFRAGQFARLGVSKADGSIVWRAYSMVSSPFDEFLEFFSIVVPGGEFTSELSRLQPGDTLLVERQAFGYLTLDRFVDGRDLWLLSTGTGVAPFLSILQDFEVWEKFERIILVYSVREARELAYLPLIAELSQRDYLAEYAHKLQFIPSVTRETHPGALNGRITDLIENGELERTAGLQLTAEHSRVMLCGNPQMIDDTRALLKQRHMSLSLTRRPGQVAVENYW; via the coding sequence ATGACCGACACTACCGAAAAGTTCACCCGCCAGACGCTGCTGGAGGTGCATCCATTGACCCCCCATCTGTTTACGCTACGCACCACGCGTGATCCCGGCTTCAGGTTTCGCGCCGGCCAGTTCGCACGTCTGGGGGTGAGCAAGGCTGATGGCAGCATTGTCTGGCGTGCCTATTCCATGGTGTCCTCGCCATTTGACGAGTTTCTCGAATTCTTTTCCATCGTCGTGCCGGGAGGGGAATTCACCAGCGAGCTGAGCCGTTTGCAACCCGGCGATACATTACTGGTGGAGCGCCAGGCGTTCGGCTATCTGACGCTTGATCGGTTCGTCGATGGGCGTGATCTTTGGCTGTTATCCACAGGCACCGGCGTAGCGCCATTTCTGTCGATCCTGCAGGATTTCGAAGTGTGGGAGAAATTCGAGCGGATCATTCTGGTGTACAGCGTGCGCGAAGCGCGGGAGCTGGCTTATCTGCCGCTGATTGCCGAACTGTCGCAACGTGATTATCTGGCCGAGTACGCGCATAAACTGCAGTTCATCCCGTCCGTGACCCGAGAAACGCATCCTGGCGCGTTGAATGGGCGGATTACCGACCTGATTGAAAATGGCGAATTGGAGCGAACGGCGGGGCTGCAACTGACGGCGGAACACTCGCGGGTGATGCTCTGTGGTAATCCTCAAATGATCGACGACACTCGCGCGCTGCTCAAGCAGCGGCACATGAGCCTGAGCCTGACACGCCGCCCCGGGCAGGTGGCGGTGGAAAACTACTGGTAA
- a CDS encoding autoinducer binding domain-containing protein, which translates to MEKWKESQLKQLTFAREIDTAFPILLRFAENIGFNFCSVTLTASHPQTRFNALHINNYPKAWNMQYQNEHYEHTDPVIAHCNHTTLPIVWSEAAYAKSPDLWQGLQQNEIRHGWSQSFHHAESGLCSIVSLARKHAPISPFELYEHYGYMFYATSHMSELFARTLPNRSAKPRAPHLSPRELEVLQLSAGGKTAHEISRILSLSERTVNYHVQNVIEKLNVCNKISAVIAAARAGII; encoded by the coding sequence ATGGAAAAGTGGAAGGAATCGCAGTTGAAACAATTGACCTTTGCCCGGGAAATCGACACCGCTTTCCCCATACTGCTGAGGTTTGCCGAAAACATCGGCTTCAACTTCTGCTCAGTCACCCTCACTGCGTCACACCCGCAGACACGCTTCAACGCTTTGCACATCAATAACTACCCCAAAGCCTGGAATATGCAATATCAGAACGAGCACTACGAGCACACAGACCCAGTGATCGCCCACTGTAATCACACGACGCTGCCGATTGTCTGGAGCGAAGCGGCATACGCAAAATCCCCCGACCTCTGGCAAGGTTTGCAGCAAAATGAAATACGGCACGGCTGGTCTCAGTCGTTTCACCATGCGGAAAGTGGTTTGTGCAGTATCGTCAGCCTTGCCAGAAAGCACGCTCCGATCAGCCCGTTCGAACTCTACGAGCATTATGGCTACATGTTTTATGCGACCAGCCACATGAGTGAACTGTTCGCCCGCACTCTGCCGAACCGGTCTGCCAAGCCCCGAGCACCGCATCTGTCGCCTCGGGAACTTGAAGTGTTGCAGCTGTCCGCCGGCGGTAAAACTGCCCATGAAATTTCTCGCATCCTAAGCCTGAGCGAGCGGACCGTGAATTACCACGTACAAAACGTGATCGAAAAACTTAACGTCTGCAACAAGATCTCCGCCGTCATTGCCGCGGCCAGAGCCGGAATAATCTAA
- a CDS encoding methyltransferase has product MPLLDTPFAQLDLIRQPEQQNEPLQAFDAADEYLLNHLAAQQPAVGTRVLVLNDSFGALAASLFGKVEVTTSGDSFLGFLGLEKNLLRNGLAFDAVRPVPASEPLVGPFDRVLIRIPKTLALLEEQLIRLQGQLAPGAEVIAAAMVKHLPRAAGDLLERYIGPVQASLAVKKARLLIATPEPKAPAVSPYPSRYRLDEPAIELLNHANVFCREGLDIGTRAFLPHLPTNLGGARVADLGCGNGVLAIASALRNPDAHYTLVDESFMAVQSAEENWRAALGDREVVVRAGDGLAGQAPQSLDVVLCNPPFHQQQVVGDFLAWRMFQQAREALVVGGALYIVGNRHLGYHSKLARLFRGVEQVAATPKFVILKARK; this is encoded by the coding sequence ATGCCTTTGCTCGATACGCCCTTCGCCCAACTCGACCTGATTCGCCAGCCAGAACAGCAGAACGAACCGCTGCAAGCCTTCGACGCAGCCGACGAATATTTGCTCAATCACCTCGCCGCACAGCAACCGGCGGTGGGTACGCGGGTGTTGGTGCTCAATGACAGCTTTGGTGCACTGGCCGCCAGCCTGTTCGGCAAGGTTGAAGTGACCACGAGCGGGGATTCTTTCCTCGGCTTTCTGGGCCTCGAAAAGAACTTGCTGCGCAATGGCCTGGCGTTCGATGCCGTCCGCCCTGTTCCTGCCAGTGAACCATTGGTCGGCCCCTTCGACCGCGTGTTGATCCGCATACCGAAAACCCTGGCATTACTGGAAGAACAACTGATTCGCCTGCAAGGCCAACTTGCCCCCGGTGCCGAAGTGATCGCCGCCGCCATGGTCAAACACCTGCCGCGCGCCGCCGGCGACTTGCTCGAACGCTACATTGGTCCGGTGCAGGCGTCGCTGGCCGTGAAGAAGGCGCGCCTGTTGATCGCCACGCCAGAGCCGAAAGCCCCCGCTGTCTCGCCCTATCCGAGCCGCTATCGTCTCGACGAACCGGCCATCGAATTGCTTAACCACGCCAACGTATTCTGCCGCGAAGGGTTGGACATCGGCACCCGCGCATTCCTTCCGCATCTGCCGACAAATCTGGGTGGCGCACGCGTTGCCGATCTGGGCTGCGGTAATGGCGTACTGGCGATCGCCAGCGCCCTGCGCAACCCCGATGCCCATTACACACTGGTGGACGAATCGTTCATGGCGGTGCAATCGGCCGAGGAAAACTGGCGCGCCGCGCTGGGCGACCGTGAAGTGGTCGTGCGTGCTGGCGACGGTCTGGCCGGGCAAGCGCCGCAGTCGCTGGACGTGGTGCTCTGCAATCCACCGTTTCATCAACAGCAAGTGGTCGGCGATTTTCTCGCCTGGCGCATGTTTCAACAGGCGCGCGAAGCGCTGGTCGTCGGCGGTGCGCTTTACATCGTCGGCAACCGCCATCTGGGCTATCACAGCAAACTGGCGCGGCTGTTCCGCGGGGTAGAGCAAGTGGCGGCGACGCCAAAATTCGTCATTCTCAAGGCTCGCAAATAA
- a CDS encoding DUF2474 domain-containing protein translates to MTGKHSLHDIEEAEKKPLWQRLGWLALIWVGSVGVLFIAASLMRLFMNAAGLTTH, encoded by the coding sequence ATGACCGGCAAACATTCGCTGCACGACATTGAAGAAGCCGAAAAAAAACCGCTGTGGCAGCGGCTCGGCTGGTTGGCCTTGATCTGGGTCGGCAGTGTCGGCGTGTTGTTCATCGCCGCCAGCCTGATGCGCCTGTTCATGAACGCCGCAGGCTTGACCACCCACTGA